The following are from one region of the Fimbriimonadaceae bacterium genome:
- a CDS encoding TolC family protein, with amino-acid sequence MRTTVTFVLLLAAAGAGAQSLSLTEALAQARHNRPAVHAARLNTERARLSARAAGAYPGPTFGLGQSSQPDLGATDQDLYVSQPLDIFGRVAASRAVGRAQVAVAQTEERQALLELQDEVMRAYVEAVAATRLSAAAEAQRSVAESVHQATRRRFEEGRVPEVQVTRAEIELERAKQSALLRKSALEAALTRLAASVGQSSPVPAVDVAPSLVDPAVSLDGRPDIQALEAKRRLTEAEATTTAKSHLPEIDLVGLRSPWRGDEHTVGVRVQLTWSLNPGRSRDEQAAARKAAEADAKAAEDLRRRAQAELGAVDIEVAAARRQVESLEAVRQAASDLVKKSQVGYSNGYSTLLDVLEATRAVREIDVDLAEAQLRLDLALVHKHTVGGKLVEVAR; translated from the coding sequence TTGAGAACCACTGTCACATTCGTCCTGCTCCTCGCCGCAGCCGGCGCAGGGGCCCAGTCCCTTTCACTCACCGAAGCCCTTGCCCAGGCAAGGCACAACCGACCCGCCGTCCATGCCGCCCGCCTCAACACGGAGCGGGCAAGACTCTCCGCCCGCGCCGCGGGTGCCTACCCCGGCCCCACGTTCGGACTGGGCCAGTCCAGTCAGCCCGACCTCGGTGCGACCGACCAAGACCTCTACGTGTCCCAGCCTCTCGACATCTTCGGGCGGGTCGCCGCCTCACGGGCCGTGGGCCGCGCCCAGGTGGCCGTGGCCCAGACGGAAGAGCGACAAGCCCTCCTTGAACTGCAGGACGAAGTCATGCGCGCCTACGTCGAAGCGGTGGCCGCCACCCGGCTTTCTGCCGCGGCCGAGGCCCAACGGTCTGTCGCCGAGTCTGTCCACCAGGCGACACGCCGACGCTTTGAAGAGGGACGCGTCCCCGAAGTCCAGGTGACCCGGGCCGAGATCGAGTTGGAGCGGGCCAAACAGTCTGCTCTTCTCCGCAAATCGGCCTTAGAGGCGGCGTTGACACGCTTGGCGGCGTCCGTCGGGCAGTCCAGCCCCGTGCCCGCGGTCGATGTCGCCCCAAGCCTGGTCGACCCGGCCGTGAGCCTGGACGGCCGCCCCGACATCCAGGCCCTTGAGGCCAAGCGCCGGCTCACCGAGGCGGAGGCCACCACCACCGCCAAGAGCCACTTGCCCGAGATCGACCTCGTCGGCCTTCGCAGCCCATGGCGCGGCGACGAGCACACCGTCGGTGTCAGGGTCCAGTTGACCTGGTCACTCAACCCCGGACGAAGTCGGGACGAGCAGGCCGCGGCCCGCAAGGCCGCCGAGGCGGACGCCAAAGCCGCTGAGGACCTCCGGCGCCGGGCACAGGCCGAACTCGGAGCCGTCGACATCGAGGTCGCGGCGGCCCGCCGGCAGGTGGAGTCTCTCGAAGCGGTCAGGCAAGCGGCCTCTGACCTCGTGAAGAAGTCTCAGGTCGGCTACTCCAACGGCTACAGCACCCTTCTCGACGTCCTCGAAGCGACACGGGCCGTCCGTGAGATCGACGTGGACCTCGCAGAAGCCCAGCTGCGGCTTGACCTGGCCCTGGTCCACAAGCACACCGTCGGCGGCAAGCTGGTCGAGGTGGCCCGGTGA
- a CDS encoding tellurite resistance/C4-dicarboxylate transporter family protein, translating into MPSRSWDIRSMVRDLTPAYFALVMATGIVSIATFRFQLPVLPQALFVFNSIAYVVLVVLNGLRLLWFPRRMIEDLVDHRKGPGFFTWVAATCVLGSQYIRIGGNFPVAVGLWAAGIVLWVVLTYTIFTAFTVKENKPSLDEGITGAWLLTVVATQAIAVLGALLAPYMAEPHRTVTNFIAVSYWLAGGMLYIWMISLIFYRYTFFKFSPGDLAPPYWINMGAMAISTLAGSLLIRNAPELPILASLAPFMKGFTVFFWVTGTWWIPMLVVLGIWRHVIRRFPLVYDPQYWGAVFPLGMYTVATYEMDTVLGLGFLMGIPRVFLWAAVAAWTVVFGGMVGQWARPRKAA; encoded by the coding sequence ATGCCAAGCAGGTCTTGGGATATCAGGTCGATGGTAAGGGACCTGACCCCCGCGTACTTCGCGCTCGTCATGGCGACGGGAATTGTCTCCATCGCCACTTTTCGCTTCCAGCTGCCGGTCTTGCCCCAGGCCCTCTTCGTTTTCAACTCGATCGCCTATGTCGTGCTTGTCGTGCTCAACGGCCTGCGACTCCTGTGGTTTCCGAGGCGGATGATCGAAGACTTGGTCGACCACCGCAAGGGCCCCGGGTTCTTCACTTGGGTGGCGGCGACATGCGTCCTCGGTAGCCAGTACATCCGGATCGGCGGTAACTTCCCGGTCGCCGTGGGCCTGTGGGCGGCGGGCATCGTCCTTTGGGTCGTGTTGACTTACACCATATTCACCGCCTTCACGGTGAAGGAGAACAAGCCGTCTCTTGACGAAGGCATCACGGGGGCTTGGCTCCTTACCGTCGTGGCGACCCAAGCCATCGCGGTGCTCGGAGCCTTGCTCGCACCTTATATGGCCGAGCCTCACCGGACGGTGACCAACTTCATCGCCGTCTCCTATTGGCTTGCCGGTGGCATGTTGTACATCTGGATGATCTCTTTGATCTTTTATCGTTACACTTTTTTCAAGTTTTCGCCCGGCGACCTAGCGCCGCCTTACTGGATCAACATGGGAGCCATGGCGATCTCGACATTAGCGGGTTCTCTCCTGATCAGGAACGCCCCGGAATTGCCGATCCTTGCGTCACTCGCACCGTTTATGAAGGGTTTCACTGTGTTCTTTTGGGTGACGGGCACATGGTGGATACCGATGCTCGTTGTCTTGGGGATTTGGCGGCACGTCATCCGTCGGTTTCCGTTGGTCTACGACCCTCAGTATTGGGGGGCCGTCTTCCCCTTGGGGATGTACACCGTCGCCACTTATGAGATGGACACCGTGCTGGGGCTCGGCTTTCTGATGGGCATTCCGCGTGTCTTCTTGTGGGCCGCCGTCGCGGCCTGGACCGTTGTCTTTGGCGGGATGGTCGGGCAATGGGCCCGCCCCCGCAAGGCCGCCTGA
- a CDS encoding efflux RND transporter periplasmic adaptor subunit codes for MKFLAPILATGLLLAGCASAPQAKTEEHGHDEGHAESGHVALDAEQRELAGIETAVVSSRPVRATLDVPGVVNATTKGSALVTPPVAGRVVSINVGLGDTVRQGQVLATLESPELAQAWSGVAESERIRDSAEASVKDAKADVELALAKLAASQAQLARQRDLARAGAFSQAPVQQAQSELNDAQSELLALQKEQASHAEAVRRLENLYRDGIVSRADLDAARLESQQDLIRVDRARSRVANAKQTLAREQDIASRGLLNAKELQGAEADAKAAQIEVDRARVRVRSAEAARTNAEKAVSIARATYRSTSAGGGSGGRVSLVAPISGTVTNLAVTKGQAVDRTQALMTVEDLASVWVTASVPEADAAKARVGAAVWVTAAALPGREFQGVVQVVGSRVDPKTRSVPVQCLVTGAAGALKPEMFATVKVALGASYEALALPASALVKDGKKTLVFVEHEGEYEAVEVEPGPETEGYVVVKSGLKAGQTVVVKGGFVLKSEMEKDELKGHEH; via the coding sequence GTGAAGTTCCTCGCTCCCATCTTGGCCACCGGCCTCCTCCTCGCCGGGTGCGCGTCCGCCCCGCAAGCGAAGACCGAGGAGCATGGTCACGACGAGGGTCATGCCGAGTCGGGCCACGTGGCACTGGACGCCGAGCAACGCGAACTCGCGGGCATTGAGACTGCCGTCGTGTCGTCGCGCCCGGTCCGGGCGACCCTCGACGTGCCCGGCGTCGTCAACGCGACGACCAAAGGCAGCGCCTTGGTCACCCCGCCCGTCGCCGGTCGGGTGGTCTCCATCAACGTCGGCCTCGGCGACACCGTGCGGCAGGGGCAGGTCCTCGCCACCCTCGAGTCACCTGAGCTTGCCCAAGCCTGGTCTGGCGTCGCCGAATCCGAGCGGATCCGCGACAGCGCCGAGGCGTCGGTGAAGGACGCCAAGGCCGATGTCGAACTCGCCCTTGCCAAGCTTGCCGCCAGCCAAGCCCAGTTGGCCCGCCAGCGCGACCTCGCCCGGGCCGGCGCCTTCAGCCAGGCTCCCGTCCAGCAGGCCCAGAGCGAACTGAACGACGCCCAAAGCGAGTTGCTTGCCCTCCAAAAGGAACAGGCCTCCCACGCCGAGGCCGTCCGACGCCTTGAGAACTTGTACCGCGACGGCATTGTCTCGCGCGCCGACCTCGACGCCGCCCGGCTCGAGTCCCAGCAGGACTTGATCCGGGTCGACCGCGCCCGCTCCCGTGTCGCCAACGCCAAACAGACGTTAGCCCGCGAACAAGACATCGCCTCGCGCGGACTCCTGAACGCCAAGGAACTCCAGGGTGCCGAAGCCGACGCGAAGGCGGCCCAGATCGAAGTCGACCGGGCCCGGGTGCGGGTCAGGTCGGCCGAAGCGGCCCGGACCAACGCGGAGAAGGCGGTCAGCATCGCACGGGCGACGTACCGGTCCACCAGCGCCGGGGGAGGTTCTGGAGGTCGAGTCTCCTTGGTCGCCCCGATCTCGGGGACGGTGACGAACCTCGCCGTGACCAAGGGCCAAGCGGTCGACCGCACCCAGGCGCTCATGACCGTCGAAGACCTCGCCTCGGTCTGGGTCACGGCCAGTGTTCCCGAGGCCGACGCGGCCAAGGCCCGTGTCGGCGCGGCGGTATGGGTCACCGCCGCCGCCCTACCGGGTCGCGAGTTCCAGGGCGTCGTCCAGGTCGTCGGCAGCCGGGTCGACCCCAAGACGCGGTCGGTGCCGGTGCAGTGCCTGGTGACGGGTGCGGCCGGCGCCCTTAAGCCCGAGATGTTCGCGACGGTCAAGGTCGCCCTCGGAGCCAGCTACGAGGCCCTCGCCTTGCCCGCGTCCGCCCTGGTCAAAGACGGCAAGAAGACTCTCGTCTTCGTCGAGCATGAGGGTGAGTACGAAGCGGTCGAGGTCGAACCAGGGCCCGAGACCGAGGGCTACGTCGTCGTCAAGTCGGGCCTCAAGGCCGGGCAGACCGTCGTCGTCAAGGGCGGCTTTGTCCTGAAGAGCGAGATGGAGAAGGACGAACTCAAGGGGCACGAGCACTGA
- a CDS encoding alpha/beta hydrolase produces the protein MLVVPLVVMGQALMKPTVVMVHGAGGGGWEYVVWKREFERAGYPVVARDLVPAKGGLAKTTFSDYVRQVKSWLPRQGRFVLVGASMGGPLVLKAAEGKSPAAVVLVNAVAPAGVGSRRAGAPSPPVVKWAGGPLQDTVDAMPDSDEAMVQYAWKRWRDESGSVIDALRRGVPCAKPSCPTLVVVGDADTDVPPADSLALARWAGAAVHEYRGMSHVGPLMSKRAEVVAGAVVEWLGRLVSRPTSP, from the coding sequence ATGCTCGTGGTGCCGCTCGTGGTGATGGGACAGGCGTTGATGAAGCCGACCGTGGTCATGGTCCACGGTGCGGGAGGCGGCGGCTGGGAATACGTGGTCTGGAAGCGTGAGTTCGAACGGGCCGGGTATCCCGTCGTCGCCCGCGACTTGGTGCCCGCCAAGGGTGGCTTGGCCAAGACCACCTTCTCCGACTACGTGCGCCAGGTCAAGTCTTGGCTCCCTCGACAGGGCCGGTTCGTCTTGGTCGGCGCGAGTATGGGCGGGCCGCTCGTCCTGAAGGCGGCCGAGGGGAAGTCGCCCGCCGCCGTCGTCTTGGTGAACGCGGTCGCCCCTGCCGGGGTCGGCAGTCGCCGAGCCGGTGCTCCCAGCCCGCCGGTCGTGAAGTGGGCGGGGGGGCCGCTCCAGGACACCGTGGACGCCATGCCCGACAGTGACGAGGCGATGGTCCAGTACGCCTGGAAGCGGTGGCGTGACGAGTCGGGGTCGGTCATCGACGCCCTGCGCCGAGGGGTGCCGTGCGCGAAGCCGTCGTGTCCGACTCTGGTCGTGGTCGGTGACGCCGACACCGACGTCCCGCCCGCGGACTCGTTGGCCCTCGCCCGATGGGCGGGGGCGGCTGTCCACGAATACCGCGGCATGAGCCACGTCGGCCCGCTCATGTCCAAGCGGGCCGAAGTGGTGGCGGGGGCGGTGGTCGAGTGGTTGGGCCGCCTCGTCAGCCGCCCGACTTCACCTTAG
- the xth gene encoding exodeoxyribonuclease III — protein sequence MRLATYNVNSVRARLPRVLEWLEEAQPDVVAMQETKVEDDKFPRAELEAAGYHVVFHGQKTYNGVAFLSKAPPQDVVFGYSAGWADDCRVVRALFDGVLVVNTYVPNGTVVGTDKWEYKLAWLDQFATFCSEVASPSDKAVWLGDMNIAPTPADVYDSARMLGGVGHHPDEFARLARIKEWGWTDVFRLQGDDPGYYTFWDFRIPMSFERNLGWRIDHVYVTEPLLASAGGCWVDKEARGKEKPSDHAPVVFNLKV from the coding sequence GTGCGTCTGGCCACCTACAACGTGAACTCCGTCCGTGCCCGGTTACCTCGGGTCTTGGAGTGGCTGGAGGAGGCGCAGCCCGATGTCGTGGCGATGCAGGAGACAAAGGTCGAGGACGACAAGTTCCCACGGGCCGAGTTGGAGGCGGCGGGGTACCACGTCGTGTTCCATGGCCAAAAGACGTACAACGGGGTCGCCTTCCTGAGCAAGGCCCCGCCCCAAGACGTCGTCTTTGGCTATTCAGCCGGTTGGGCCGACGACTGCCGCGTCGTCAGGGCCCTGTTCGACGGCGTCTTGGTCGTCAACACCTATGTCCCCAACGGGACGGTCGTGGGCACCGACAAGTGGGAGTACAAGCTGGCCTGGCTCGACCAGTTCGCCACGTTCTGCTCGGAGGTCGCGTCCCCCTCTGACAAGGCCGTGTGGCTCGGCGACATGAACATCGCCCCGACCCCTGCCGACGTCTATGACTCGGCCCGTATGCTCGGCGGTGTCGGGCACCACCCCGACGAGTTCGCCCGGCTGGCCCGGATCAAGGAGTGGGGGTGGACGGACGTGTTCCGCCTGCAGGGAGACGACCCGGGCTACTACACCTTCTGGGACTTCCGCATCCCGATGAGCTTTGAGCGCAACCTGGGTTGGCGCATCGACCATGTCTACGTGACGGAACCGCTCCTCGCCTCGGCGGGGGGGTGCTGGGTGGACAAGGAGGCCCGGGGCAAGGAAAAGCCGAGCGACCATGCCCCCGTCGTCTTCAACTTGAAGGTGTAG
- a CDS encoding dienelactone hydrolase family protein, whose product MLTLLALHAVMAPQIVAKDVDYKDGDVTCQGYVAYPKNLKANVPAVMVVHQWTGLSDYEKGRARQLAELGYVAFACDIYGKGVRAGVNGAQAGQLAGKYRNADRKLFRERLLAGYHAMLAQSHVDKARTAVIGYCFGGTGALELARTGAPVKAAVCFHGGLDSTNKADGAKIKGKILVLHGTEDHSSSPEKIAAMEDEFKSHHVDYQMVWYKGAVHGFTQPMAGNDPSRGMAYNAEADKNSWALMTDLFRKVFKK is encoded by the coding sequence ATGTTGACTCTTCTTGCCCTCCATGCCGTCATGGCCCCGCAGATCGTCGCCAAAGACGTCGATTACAAGGACGGCGACGTGACGTGCCAGGGCTACGTCGCCTATCCCAAAAACCTGAAGGCCAACGTCCCCGCCGTGATGGTCGTGCATCAGTGGACGGGCCTGAGCGACTATGAGAAGGGGCGCGCGAGGCAGCTCGCCGAGTTGGGATACGTCGCCTTTGCCTGCGACATCTACGGCAAGGGCGTCCGTGCCGGCGTGAACGGTGCCCAGGCCGGACAACTCGCCGGCAAGTACCGCAACGCCGACCGGAAGCTGTTCCGTGAGCGGCTTTTGGCCGGGTACCACGCGATGCTGGCCCAGTCGCACGTCGACAAGGCCCGGACGGCGGTCATCGGCTACTGCTTCGGCGGCACCGGGGCCTTGGAGCTGGCCCGGACGGGGGCCCCCGTGAAGGCCGCCGTCTGCTTCCATGGCGGGTTGGACAGCACGAACAAGGCCGACGGCGCGAAGATCAAGGGCAAGATCCTCGTCCTGCACGGCACCGAGGACCATTCGAGCAGCCCGGAGAAGATCGCCGCGATGGAGGACGAGTTCAAGAGCCACCACGTGGACTACCAAATGGTGTGGTACAAGGGGGCCGTCCATGGCTTCACCCAACCCATGGCGGGCAACGACCCTTCGCGGGGAATGGCCTACAACGCCGAAGCAGACAAAAACTCGTGGGCGCTGATGACCGACCTGTTCCGGAAAGTCTTCAAGAAGTGA
- a CDS encoding PEP-CTERM sorting domain-containing protein — MKRLIAASLLAVSCTRAFAIGMVDIVPDPATTWNNGTGYSLGWTFTVNVPVLVQALGYYDYTGDDLVEGHEVGIYDSSLTLLVAGFVAPGDPLDSGFRYTACAPTPLLPGEYVIMGSSGLVDEYAWSPASLWVDPRITYGVDQFAVGNFLQPPTSSNGIVGYFGPNFKTESVPEPATMALGLGLLGLVARRRSAKN, encoded by the coding sequence ATGAAACGTTTGATTGCTGCCTCACTTCTTGCCGTTTCGTGCACGCGGGCGTTTGCCATCGGTATGGTGGACATCGTGCCTGACCCGGCGACCACTTGGAACAATGGCACTGGCTACTCACTAGGTTGGACTTTCACCGTCAACGTCCCCGTCCTCGTCCAAGCCTTGGGTTACTACGACTACACCGGTGACGACCTTGTCGAAGGCCATGAGGTCGGTATCTACGACAGTTCGTTAACCCTTCTTGTCGCAGGCTTCGTCGCGCCAGGCGACCCTCTGGACTCAGGTTTCCGGTATACGGCTTGCGCGCCGACCCCCCTGCTGCCTGGTGAATACGTGATCATGGGCAGCAGTGGACTTGTGGACGAATACGCGTGGTCGCCTGCGTCCTTGTGGGTCGACCCCCGGATCACGTATGGTGTCGACCAATTTGCCGTGGGTAACTTTTTACAACCGCCGACGAGCAGCAACGGCATCGTCGGTTACTTCGGCCCGAACTTCAAAACGGAGTCGGTGCCCGAGCCGGCGACGATGGCCTTGGGTCTCGGCCTCCTAGGGCTGGTGGCACGCCGCCGATCAGCCAAAAACTGA
- a CDS encoding aminoacetone oxidase family FAD-binding enzyme, whose protein sequence is MRGPVVVVGGGAAGIVAAWRAASLGAPVLLLEKTSRLGTKILISGGGKCNVTHAGTVEEVLRPFPRNEAVFLRPSFYRFPPDRIVAMLADRGLTLYTRPDGRMFPDGADAKDVVAHLAAYLDAVDVRLEAPVTGIVPGQGVRCDGHLVETRHVVLCVGGSSFPKTGTTGDGFAWARTVGHRVAPVRAALAPVEFQGVTSDPCAGVALRDVLLRARQNGKVIDKWRGDVLVTHRGLSGPAVLGITRTVAARWDEGPVDFEVDLAPDTGFEALQADITRWKTGDPNAKLARALEEFVPTRLVTRLVESASLNGATTAQRLTKKDANKLVETLKAWRLGRVAKVLFDKGEVVAGGVSLDEVDPHSMRSLKVPGLYLAGEVLDIAGPVGGYNLQAAWSTGFVAGESAAQDWLTS, encoded by the coding sequence GTGCGCGGACCGGTGGTCGTCGTGGGGGGTGGGGCGGCGGGCATCGTCGCCGCGTGGCGGGCCGCGTCCCTTGGCGCACCGGTCTTGCTCCTGGAAAAGACTTCCCGGCTCGGCACCAAGATCCTCATCTCTGGTGGCGGGAAGTGCAACGTGACCCACGCCGGCACGGTCGAGGAGGTCCTGCGCCCGTTCCCTCGGAACGAGGCCGTGTTCCTGCGTCCCAGCTTCTATCGGTTCCCGCCCGACCGGATCGTCGCCATGCTCGCCGACCGTGGCCTGACCCTCTACACCCGACCGGACGGACGCATGTTCCCCGACGGGGCCGACGCCAAGGACGTGGTCGCCCACCTGGCGGCCTATCTCGACGCCGTCGACGTCCGGCTCGAAGCGCCGGTGACTGGCATCGTCCCCGGTCAGGGCGTGCGGTGCGACGGGCACCTTGTCGAGACGCGGCACGTCGTCTTATGCGTCGGCGGAAGCAGCTTTCCCAAGACCGGCACCACGGGAGACGGGTTCGCCTGGGCCCGCACCGTCGGCCACCGGGTGGCCCCTGTCCGCGCCGCCCTCGCGCCGGTGGAGTTCCAGGGTGTCACCAGCGACCCTTGCGCCGGGGTCGCCCTGCGTGACGTATTGCTCCGTGCCCGCCAGAACGGCAAGGTCATCGACAAGTGGCGGGGGGACGTGCTCGTCACCCACCGCGGCCTTTCGGGGCCTGCCGTCCTCGGCATCACCCGGACTGTCGCCGCGCGGTGGGACGAGGGGCCGGTGGACTTCGAGGTCGACTTGGCCCCGGACACCGGATTTGAGGCCCTCCAGGCTGACATCACCCGATGGAAGACGGGCGACCCCAACGCCAAACTGGCCCGGGCCCTGGAGGAGTTCGTCCCGACCCGGCTCGTCACCCGGCTGGTCGAGTCGGCCAGCCTCAACGGGGCGACGACGGCACAACGCCTGACCAAGAAGGACGCCAACAAGCTGGTGGAGACGCTGAAAGCCTGGCGGCTCGGCCGCGTGGCCAAGGTGCTCTTTGACAAAGGCGAGGTCGTGGCGGGCGGCGTCAGCCTGGACGAGGTCGACCCGCACTCCATGCGGTCTCTCAAGGTGCCGGGGCTTTACCTTGCCGGCGAGGTCCTCGACATCGCCGGCCCGGTCGGCGGCTACAACCTTCAGGCTGCTTGGTCGACCGGGTTTGTCGCGGGCGAGTCGGCCGCCCAAGACTGGCTCACTTCTTGA
- a CDS encoding thioredoxin family protein, with product MNKPLVRTAALVAAVVAAGLTVGQQNNATGKPLAMPADKVVTKATNQAQRDKKNVLVIFHASWCGWCKKLEAVMADPTVKPFFDKSFVTTHLDVLESPDKKYLENAGGEALLDKWHGKDEGIPYFVVLSPKGEVMADSRFAGKGGKLSNMGCPAEPEEIDAFIAMMKRTAKVSAADEKALRARFAKVKSGG from the coding sequence ATGAACAAACCCCTCGTCCGGACCGCGGCCCTTGTCGCCGCCGTCGTCGCCGCCGGCCTCACCGTCGGCCAACAGAACAACGCCACGGGCAAGCCCCTCGCGATGCCCGCCGACAAGGTCGTCACCAAGGCGACCAACCAGGCCCAGCGGGACAAGAAGAACGTCCTCGTCATCTTCCACGCCTCCTGGTGCGGTTGGTGCAAGAAGCTGGAGGCGGTCATGGCCGACCCGACCGTCAAGCCGTTCTTTGACAAGTCGTTCGTGACGACGCACCTCGACGTGCTGGAGAGCCCGGACAAGAAGTACCTGGAGAACGCGGGCGGCGAGGCCCTGCTGGACAAGTGGCACGGCAAGGACGAGGGCATCCCCTACTTTGTGGTCCTTTCGCCCAAGGGCGAGGTCATGGCCGACTCTCGGTTCGCCGGCAAGGGCGGCAAGCTGAGCAACATGGGTTGCCCCGCCGAGCCCGAGGAGATCGACGCCTTCATCGCGATGATGAAACGCACGGCCAAGGTCTCTGCCGCCGACGAGAAGGCCCTGAGGGCTCGGTTCGCTAAGGTGAAGTCGGGCGGCTGA